A genomic region of Sphingobium sp. HWE2-09 contains the following coding sequences:
- a CDS encoding TolC family protein has product MESPFHVGKVYLWLVGSALASAAPAQTGSGPDNAGLITWEAAAREAIAWHPALTVAAGELNARGEEVNVARAGYSPQISAGLATGYDSRLTGDWRPRPQINASQMIFDFGKVSSAVEGARAGTRVGEAEMLLAIDGLVRETGYAMIEVQRGEALYQVAMDQLERIRAISGLVDSRVTKGAATRSDGLQAQARVEAVIATLSQIEAARRRWSSNLAYLLGRSEPPRQVDADVPGWLMAACRQPPPDWDDVPAVMVADAQRDQAVADLKRRKAEQWPTVSIGGTSTIDVSDPLSKRRSAYSLGFNVTSNVFGGGISKARVRGASYALDAADAAIDRARNDTAQRLAEAQQQIDSLNALLKTLASRQNNMDETGKLYRLQYLEMGTRTLVDLLNAEQEFQQVRFEAANAVHDLRRLQLDCLYNSGRTRAAFHLTGTVVRGVTL; this is encoded by the coding sequence ATGGAAAGCCCGTTCCATGTCGGCAAAGTCTATCTATGGCTTGTCGGCAGCGCCCTGGCTTCGGCCGCGCCCGCGCAGACGGGATCAGGACCGGACAATGCCGGACTGATCACCTGGGAAGCAGCCGCGCGCGAGGCGATCGCCTGGCACCCCGCCTTGACCGTGGCGGCGGGCGAACTCAATGCGCGCGGCGAAGAGGTGAATGTCGCCCGGGCGGGCTATTCGCCCCAGATCAGCGCAGGCCTCGCCACCGGCTATGACAGCCGTCTGACCGGCGACTGGCGCCCGCGACCCCAGATCAATGCGTCCCAGATGATCTTCGATTTCGGCAAGGTGTCGAGCGCGGTGGAGGGCGCCCGGGCGGGCACGCGCGTGGGTGAGGCGGAAATGCTGCTGGCGATCGACGGTCTGGTCCGCGAAACCGGCTATGCGATGATAGAGGTGCAGCGCGGCGAAGCGCTTTATCAGGTGGCGATGGATCAGCTGGAGCGGATCCGCGCTATCAGCGGCCTGGTCGATAGCCGCGTGACCAAGGGCGCGGCGACCCGGTCGGACGGCCTGCAGGCGCAGGCGCGGGTGGAGGCGGTAATCGCCACCCTGTCGCAGATCGAGGCGGCGCGCCGCCGCTGGTCCAGCAACCTGGCCTATCTGCTGGGCCGATCGGAGCCGCCGCGTCAGGTCGATGCGGATGTGCCCGGCTGGCTGATGGCGGCCTGTCGGCAGCCGCCCCCCGACTGGGACGATGTGCCCGCCGTCATGGTCGCAGACGCACAGCGGGACCAGGCTGTGGCGGACCTCAAGCGTCGCAAGGCCGAACAATGGCCGACCGTCTCCATCGGCGGCACCAGCACGATCGACGTGTCCGATCCCTTGTCCAAACGGCGCAGCGCATATTCGTTGGGGTTCAACGTGACCAGCAACGTGTTTGGCGGCGGGATCAGCAAGGCGCGGGTGCGCGGCGCGTCCTATGCGCTGGACGCGGCCGACGCCGCGATCGATCGCGCCCGCAACGACACGGCCCAGCGCCTGGCGGAGGCGCAGCAGCAGATCGACAGCCTGAACGCGCTCCTAAAGACGCTGGCATCGCGCCAGAATAATATGGACGAAACCGGCAAACTCTACCGGCTGCAATATCTGGAAATGGGCACCCGCACGCTGGTCGATCTGCTCAACGCTGAGCAGGAATTCCAGCAGGTGCGTTTCGAAGCGGCCAACGCCGTGCACGACCTGCGGCGGCTCCAGCTTGATTGCCTCTATAATTCGGGCCGCACGCGGGCGGCTTTCCATCTCACCGGGACGGTGGTGCGCGGAGTGACGCTATGA